CGCGGCATCAAGCGGTTCCAATGAGGCGCTGCACGCGCTTTTCGAGTCGATCGGTATCGGCGCGCAGGTTGTCGACGTCGCGCAGGAACGCCTGCACGCGTTCGCGCTTGGCTAGTACGAACGCTTCTTCCTGCAAATATTCGGCGGCATCGACACCGAGCGTCTGCGCCGCGCGCACGCCCCATTGACGAAAGCCACGCGCGAAACGACCGAGTTGGTGCGCCGGAATATCACCAATGACGCGCGCCAGGCCCTCCTCCCAATCGGGATCGAGACTGGAAACAATGCGCTGAAAACGTTGGCCGAGCTCGATGTCGCCGCGGATCGTCAGCTCGCCGGAAACCGTCGGTCCGCGCAGCAACTGCTTCATAAAAATTTCGCGCGTGCCGCTGATGGTGACGTCGGGCGTGCGGTCGTACTCGCGCTGCAGTCCTACGCCGGACGCCGTCGGTAATACGTACAACCGCAACGGCGTATGCTCGTCGGCGATCTCGAGCAAGATCGCCTTGCCGTGCAACTCGCCGAAACGACGCGTTGCCTCGGGATCCAGATGAAGCGCGCGATTGATCGCCGCTTCGAACAAACCCCCGAGCACGCTCACAGTTTGTAGCCCTTGTGCAAAGCGACGATGCCACCGCTCAAGTTGTGATATTCAACGCGCTCGAATCCGGCCTGCACCATCATTCCCTTCAGCGTCTCTTGATCCGGATGCTTGCGAATCGATTCGACCAAATAGCGATAACTATCGGCATCGCCGGCAACGATGCGGCCGAGCACCGGCAGTACGTTAAACGAATAAGCGTCGTACAGCGTTTGCAGCGGTGTCGACACCGGCTTCGAAAATTCGAGTACCAATAAACGACCGCCCGGCTTCAACACGCGATACATCGATGCCAGTGCACGGTCGATATGGGTCACGTTGCGCAGACCGAAAGCGATGGTGACGCAATCGAAATGATCTTCCGCGAACGGCAAGCGCTCGGCATCGGCGCGAACGAACTCGACGTTGCCGGCGATCCCTTGATCCGCCAGCCGCGCACGGCCGACGTCGAGCATCGCGTCATTGATGTCGCTCAACACGATCGAACCCGACTGACCCACGCGCGGCGCTAACAATGCCGTTATGTCGCCGCTGCCACCGGCGACATCGAGCACGCGCTGACCGGCGCGAACGCCGCTTTGCGCGACCGCGAACTGTTTCCACAGGCGATGCACACCGAGCGACATCAAGTCGTTCATCAAATCGTAACGCCCGGCGACCGAGCGAAAGACCTCGGCAACTAAACCGCTCTTGGCGCCTTCCGCGACTTCACGGAAACCGAAATGCGTTTTGTCGGATTTATTGCTAGACGACATAATCGTTATCCCGGCTTGCGCGCGTGTCCCGCGCTGTTGAGCCGCTCCAAGTATTGCTGCCATAAGTCTTCATAATTGACGGCCAGATGACGCAACCACTCCCACGAATAAAGACCACTGTCATGACCATCGTCAAAAACTAAGCGCACCGCATAAGTGCCGATGGGCTCGATGGCGGTAATGTTGACGTTTTCTTTGCCGATTTGCAGCACTTCCTGTCCCGGCCCATGACCCCGCACTTCGGCCGACGGCGAGTAAACCCGCAGGTATTCACAGGGTAAACGGGCATGGCTACCGTCATCGAAGGCGATTTCGAGCACGTGCGAACGCTGATGCAGCTTTATGTCAGTTGGGCGAATCACGGGCTTGGACATGCGATGTTAATTCCGGGAGAGCAAGTTCGGCGAGAGTATACGCGCTGTCTAGCGGCCCTTAGCGTCCCCCTCTCCCGCACGGAGGGATCGGGTTGCTGACGCGTTATTTCAATTGGCTCGTAATAGATTTGTAATGGTAACCAAATTGTAATATTTATGGTATGGAATACGCGCCACTATGGCGATCACAACTGCAAGCATGCAATCCTTCCGTGGCAAAGTTCTCGTCGTCGATGACGAAGCCGCTATCCGGCAAATGCTCTGTCTCGCACTCACGCACGCCGGCTATCACTGTCTCGAAGCCGCCGACACCAACGAGGCACAGATGCAAATCGTCAATGAAACACCGGACCTCGTACTGCTCGACTGGATGCTGCCCGGCATCAGCGGTCTTGAATACGCGCGCCGGTTGCGGCGCGAGAAGCTGACACAAGATTTGCCGATTATCATGCTGACCGCACGCACCGAAGAAGAAGACAAAGTCCGCGGCCTCGACAGCGGCGCCGACGATTACTTGACCAAGCCTTTTTCCACCCGCGAGCTATTGGCACGCATCAAGGCGCTGCTGCGGCGCAGCTCACCGCTGGCGGTCGAATCGCCGGTCGAGGTCGACGGTCTCGCGCTCGATCCGGTCACGCACCGCGTGCTCGCCGGCGGCCAAAACTTGGCGTTGGGTCCGACCGAATTCCGTTTATTACATTTCTTCATGACCCACCCCGAACGCGTGCACTCGCGCGAACGGCTGTTGAACGGCGTCTGGGGCGACAACGTGTACGTTGAGGAACGTACGGTCGACGTTCACATCCGCCGTCTACGCAAAGCTTTGATTCCGACCGGTCACGAGCGCTTGATCCAAACCGTGCGCGGCGCCGGTTACCGTTTCTCGCCGCAACTCTAAGCGCGTGCGGCAAAGTCTCTGGCGTGAAGTTTGGATTCTGGCCGGCCTCACTGGCTTGGGGCTGGCGATCGGTCTGTTCACAACCCACGTATTCCTCTTTCCCTTCCTTGGCCTGTGCGTTTACATCGCCCTGCAACTGCGCCAACTCAAGCGGCTCCATACCTGGTTGCTGGCCGAAAAAGGCGGCGAAGTTCCCGAAGCCCCTGGCCTATGGGGCGATGTGTTCAACGAAATCCGTAAGCTCGTACGTCAATCGGAACAACGCAGCGACGAGCTAAACGATTTGTTAGTGCGTTTCCAAAGTGCATCGGCGGCCATGCCCGATGCCGTGGTGATTCTGTCCGAGAACGAAGAGATCGAATGGGCCAACCCGGCGGCCGAGCACTTGCTCGGGCTCGACTATCCGCGCGACGCCGGCGTGCGCCTGGCGAATCTTATCCGCGATCCGCAATTCACCGACTATCTCGCGCGCGCTAATTTTGCCGAGCCGCTGGAAATGGATTCACCGGCCGATCCCCATTTAATGGTGTCACTGCAGTTAATTTCGTTCGGTGCGCAACGTCGGCTCGTCATCGGCCGCGACATCACGCGCCTGACGCGACTCGAGCAAATGCGCCGGACCTTTGTCGCCAACGTGTCGCACGAGCTGCGCACGCCGATCACAGTCTTAGGCGGTTATCTCGAAACGTTGCGCAGCTTAGACAATCTCGATCCGAACGAGCTGAAAAAACATCTGGCCGTCATGCACGAGCAGGCCGGCCGCATGCAGCGTTTGGTGGACGACTTGTTAACGCTGTCGCGGTTGGAAACGGCACCACCACGGCAAAAAGACGAGACCGTCGATGTACCGTCGCTGCTCGCCGGTCTGCGAGAACAGGCCGAGATCCTAAGCGGCGAGGCACACCATCGCATCACGCTCGACGCCGAGCCGAACTTACAACTGCTCGGGAGTCGTGAAGAGTTACACAGCGCGTTCATGAACGTTATCCAAAACGCCGTGCGCTACACCCCGGCGGGCGGCAATATCAATCTGCGCTGGGCAACCGACGCCGAAGGCGCAAAGTTCTCGGTCACCGACAGCGGCGAAGGCATTGCCGCTGAGCACATCCCGCATCTAACCGATCGCTTCTATCGCGTCGACACCGCCCGCTCGCGCGATTCCGGCGGCACCGGCCTTGGGCTGTCGATCGTCAAGCACGTGCTGCTGCGCCATGATGCCGAGCTGCGCATCGACAGCGAGATCGGCGTCGGCAGTACCTTCATTTGCGCGTTTCCAACCGATCGCTTAATCCGCAGTCAAACCTCGACGAAAACGGTGCGCGCCTAGCGCTCCACACACCGGTAGCGTTCAACACAAGAAACAACGACGACGCCAAGAATAGCGGGCGAGACAAGCCGGCGCGGCCGGTCACGGGCCTTGCGGGCGTAGCCCGATGCGAGTCGACACTTGCCCTTACCCGCCGCAAGACATTCGCCCAAGCATTGGCTACCATGCCAAACGTTGGCTGCGACGAGGATTTTGCACGCAAGGAAGATAAGAGAGCACGCAATGTACTTGGTTGATACCAATGTTATAAGCGAAGTTCGTAAAGGGACGCGAGCCAATGCAGGTGTACGTGACTTCTTCAAGCGTACCGCCGCAGACCAATCACCTGTCTTCCTTTCAGTCGTAACAGTTGGCGAGCTCCGTAGAGGCGTTGAGCTCATCCGCCATCGTGGAGATGTTCCTCAGGCAAACCGACTCGAGAAATGGTTACAGCAGATATTGCTCAACTATGAGGACTACATCCTAGACATAGATTCTGATGTCGCCCAACTGTGGGGTCGACTGCGTGTACCGAATTACGAGAATGCGTTGGATAAATTAATAGCAGCTAGCGCACTGATTCATAATCTGACCGTCGTAACACGCAATAGCGACGACTTTTCAAAAACAGGGGTTCGCACTCTTGACCCCTTCTCGCAATAGATAAAGACAACAAACGCGACCCAGTCGCTACCTAGAATTTCAGTAACGCATCTCGCCCGCCTAACAAGAGAACTACAACAGACGCGAAAATTATACTGATCTTTTCCTCTCGCCGACCCTGCAGGGGAAACTCAACCCAACCATGGGGCTTCTTCATCTGTCTGATATACAACGTCGAAAAGCGAACATCGCGCCTGCAACACTTTCATTTGCACGTTTCCAGCCGATCGCTTAATCCGCAGTCAAACCTCGACGAAAACGGTGCGCGCCTAGCGCTCCATGGGGTGGTATAACTGCCGCTCACATTTACGTTCGAAGAACTCTCCATGAGCACACTCTCGGCCGACGCCCTGAACACCCTTTGCGCCTGCAGCACGGTGCCACGCGACAGCCTGCGCGCCGAGCTCGATCGCGCCAGCGGCGAGACCGGTTTCTACGACGGCGCCATCGCCACGCGGCCGCACCTATTTTCCGAGTCGGCGGTGTTCTTATCGCAATCTCATCTCGACGGCATCGTTGCGCTGGTCGGTGCGGTCGAGGCGGTTACCGCTCTGCCGGCGTATCGCGACGCCATCCGTCAATGGATGCCGGCGATCGCGACGCACGAGTTCGGTCCGCTCGGCGCATTCCTCGGCTACGATTTTCATCTCACGTCTGACGGCCCGCGGTTAATCGAGATCAATACCAACCCCGGCGGTGCACTGTTGAACGCCAGCCTGGCGCGC
This DNA window, taken from Gammaproteobacteria bacterium, encodes the following:
- a CDS encoding SCP2 sterol-binding domain-containing protein gives rise to the protein MSVLGGLFEAAINRALHLDPEATRRFGELHGKAILLEIADEHTPLRLYVLPTASGVGLQREYDRTPDVTISGTREIFMKQLLRGPTVSGELTIRGDIELGQRFQRIVSSLDPDWEEGLARVIGDIPAHQLGRFARGFRQWGVRAAQTLGVDAAEYLQEEAFVLAKRERVQAFLRDVDNLRADTDRLEKRVQRLIGTA
- the ubiE gene encoding bifunctional demethylmenaquinone methyltransferase/2-methoxy-6-polyprenyl-1,4-benzoquinol methylase UbiE; its protein translation is MSSSNKSDKTHFGFREVAEGAKSGLVAEVFRSVAGRYDLMNDLMSLGVHRLWKQFAVAQSGVRAGQRVLDVAGGSGDITALLAPRVGQSGSIVLSDINDAMLDVGRARLADQGIAGNVEFVRADAERLPFAEDHFDCVTIAFGLRNVTHIDRALASMYRVLKPGGRLLVLEFSKPVSTPLQTLYDAYSFNVLPVLGRIVAGDADSYRYLVESIRKHPDQETLKGMMVQAGFERVEYHNLSGGIVALHKGYKL
- a CDS encoding DUF971 domain-containing protein; the protein is MSKPVIRPTDIKLHQRSHVLEIAFDDGSHARLPCEYLRVYSPSAEVRGHGPGQEVLQIGKENVNITAIEPIGTYAVRLVFDDGHDSGLYSWEWLRHLAVNYEDLWQQYLERLNSAGHARKPG
- the phoB gene encoding phosphate regulon transcriptional regulator PhoB, encoding MQSFRGKVLVVDDEAAIRQMLCLALTHAGYHCLEAADTNEAQMQIVNETPDLVLLDWMLPGISGLEYARRLRREKLTQDLPIIMLTARTEEEDKVRGLDSGADDYLTKPFSTRELLARIKALLRRSSPLAVESPVEVDGLALDPVTHRVLAGGQNLALGPTEFRLLHFFMTHPERVHSRERLLNGVWGDNVYVEERTVDVHIRRLRKALIPTGHERLIQTVRGAGYRFSPQL
- the phoR gene encoding phosphate regulon sensor histidine kinase PhoR, yielding MRQSLWREVWILAGLTGLGLAIGLFTTHVFLFPFLGLCVYIALQLRQLKRLHTWLLAEKGGEVPEAPGLWGDVFNEIRKLVRQSEQRSDELNDLLVRFQSASAAMPDAVVILSENEEIEWANPAAEHLLGLDYPRDAGVRLANLIRDPQFTDYLARANFAEPLEMDSPADPHLMVSLQLISFGAQRRLVIGRDITRLTRLEQMRRTFVANVSHELRTPITVLGGYLETLRSLDNLDPNELKKHLAVMHEQAGRMQRLVDDLLTLSRLETAPPRQKDETVDVPSLLAGLREQAEILSGEAHHRITLDAEPNLQLLGSREELHSAFMNVIQNAVRYTPAGGNINLRWATDAEGAKFSVTDSGEGIAAEHIPHLTDRFYRVDTARSRDSGGTGLGLSIVKHVLLRHDAELRIDSEIGVGSTFICAFPTDRLIRSQTSTKTVRA
- a CDS encoding type II toxin-antitoxin system VapC family toxin translates to MYLVDTNVISEVRKGTRANAGVRDFFKRTAADQSPVFLSVVTVGELRRGVELIRHRGDVPQANRLEKWLQQILLNYEDYILDIDSDVAQLWGRLRVPNYENALDKLIAASALIHNLTVVTRNSDDFSKTGVRTLDPFSQ